Sequence from the Nocardioides exalbidus genome:
GTCAGGCTATCCCCGGGAGGTGTCCGGCCATCAGGGCAGCCCGTCACGACAGGGCGGCCAGCTTCTCCTTGACCTGCGCCACGGAGGGGTTCGTGAGCGTGCTGCCGTCGGTGAAGAGCAGCGTCGGCACCGTCTGGTTGCCGCCGTTGGCCTGCTCGACGGTGAACGCGTGCTCGGGCTCGGCCTCGATGTCGATGATCGTGAACTCGATGCCCTCGCGGTCGAGCTGGCTCTTGAGGCGGTGGCAGTAGCCGCACCACGGGGTGCTGAACATGGTGAAGGTCATGGGAGTGAGTGTCCCCTCCGACGTCTAGGGTGAAGAACAAGGGTCAGGCACCCACCTCAACCACCATCCCGCAGGAGTTGTTCCGTTGCTCGAAGCGCTCGATCCCGAGCAGCGCCAGGTCGCCGAGGCGCTCCGCGGACCGGTGCGGGTGCTGGCCGGCGCGGGCACCGGCAAGACCCGTGCGGTCACGCATCGCATCGCCCACGGCGTGGCCGAGGGGGTCTACGCGCCCACCGAGGTGCTGGCGCTGTCCTTCACCACGCGTGCCGCGGGTGAGATGCGCGAGCGGCTCCGGGCCCTCGGCGCCCCCGGCGTGCAGGCGCGCACGTTCCACTCCGCGGCGCTGCGCCAGCTGCGGTTCTTCTGGCCACGGGTGCACCAGCGCGAGCTCCCCGAGCTCACCGACTCCAAGCTCGGCATGGTCGCCCTGGCGGCCCGACGCCAGCGCCTCGGCGTCGACCAGGCCACGCTGCGCGACCTCGCCAGCGAGATCGAGTGGGCCAAGGTCTCCAACGTCAGCCCGGAGACCTATGCCGCCATCGCCCGGCAGCGCGGCCGCCAGGTCTCGGGCATCGATCCCGAGGTGGTCGCCCGCGCCTTCGACGGCTACGAGGAGGTCAAGCGCGGCCAGGGCCGCATGGACATGGAGGACGTCCTCCTCCTCGGCGCCGGCCTGCTGGCCGACAACGAGGCGGTCGCCGCCCAGGTCCGCCGGCAGTACAAGTGGTTCGTCGTCGACGAGTTCCAGGACGTCTCACCGCTCCAGCACGCGCTGCTCGACCTGTGGCTCGGCGGCCGCGACGAGCTCTGCGTCGTCGGCGACCCCGCCCAGACGATCTACTCCTTCGCCGGCGCCGACGCGCGTTACCTCCGCGAGTTCACCCAGCGCCACCCGTCCGCGACGAGCGTCGAGCTGGTCCGCAACTACCGCTCCACGCCCGAGGTCGTGGCGGCTGCCAACACGCTCCTCGCCGGCACGGCCAGCAAGGGCGTCGACCTCGTGGCGCAGCGACCGTCCGGTGCCCGCATCACCTACCGCGAGGCGGCCGACGAGGTCGCCGAGGCCGACGCCGTCGCCGACCGCGTGGCCGCGCTGCGCGCGCAGGGCACGCCGGCCAGCCGGATGGCGGTGCTGCTGCGCATCAACGCCCAGTCGGAGCGCTTCGAGGAGGCCCTCGCCGCCCGTGGGCTGCCCTATGTCGTACGCGGTGCCGCCCGGTTCTTCGACCGGGCCGAGGTGCGGCAGGCGATCACCCTCGTCCGTGGTGCTGCCCGCGGGGGTGAGGCGACCGGACCCGTCGCGGAGGCCGTGGTGGCGGTCCTGTCCCAGATGGGTCACTCGACCGAGCCGCCCGAGGGCAGGGGAGAGGTCCGCAACCGCTGGGAGTCGCTCCAGGCGCTGGTCGACCTGGCTGCCGACTTCGGCCGCGAGCGGCCCGAGTCGACCGTGGGCGACTTCGTCGACGACCTCGACCGCCGGGCCAGCGAGCAGCACGCACCGGTGGCCGACGCGGTCACCCTCGCGACCATCCACTCGGCCAAGGGCCTCGAGTGGGACGCCGTCTTCGTGGCCGGCATGCACGAGAAGATGATGCCGATCTCGCAGGCGCAGACCCCGGCGGAGGTCGAGGAGGAGCGCCGGCTGCTCTACGTCGCGATGACCCGTGCCCGCGACGAGCTGACCGTCTCGTGGGCCACCGCCCGCGAGCCCGGCGGTCGCTCCAACCGCGGCAGCTCGCCGTTCCTGGCCACCCTGCTCGACGGCGCCCCCGGCGTCTCCGCGACCCACAAGGAGCGGACCAGGCGCAACCGGGCGGCCATGCACTGCCGCGAGTGCGGCAAGCCCCTGTCCGACGCTCGCCAGAAGAAGACCGGCCGGTGCGCCGACTGCCCGGCGTCCTACGACGAGGCACTGTTCGAGAAGCTCCGCGAGTGGCGCCTGGCCCGCGCGTCCGAGGACAGCGTGCCGGCCTTCGTGGTGTTCACCGACGCCACGCTCCAGCTCATCGCCGAGCACGTCCCCTCCGACGAGCGCGGGCTGCGGGCGATCAGCGGTGTCGGTCCGAGCAAGATCGCGAAGTACGGCGACGAGGTGCTCGCGCTGGTGGCGTCCCAGGGTTCCAGCAAGGCCTCCTGAGCCGTCCGACAGCCCGGCCCGAGCGCGACCGCGAACTTTCTCGAAAGAAATCCATGTAATACCCATAAAATCGTTTGCCCCTGACGTGAGTCGGGGTCTAACGTTCCTCTCACAACCGCACGCGCAATCAGATCGCTGACAACGATCCGCGCCCGACGCCCCGAAGGAGGTGGCCACCATGGAGAACAACACGATGACGATGACGGCGTGGACGCCGTCCTTCGGCATGTCCACCCTCGGCCACACCTGCGCGCGTCTGCGTGTCTTCGGTGCCGGCGTGGTGGCTGCCCAGGGCGCCGCTGCCGCCATTGTCCGCGTCAAGGGCGATTTCCCGGGTTCACCTGTCTGGAGTCCGTCGAGCTAGGTCCACACCAGCATCGGCAGCCTCCAGGCCGCGGAACCCGAACCCCGGGATCCGCGGCCTTTCTGTTTGTCCACGCGGTGCACCCGCACCGCACCCGCGATCAGGTCAACGAGAAGGAGGTGAACACATGACCATCAGCGTTCTCGACCGCAAGCGAGCTGCCGACGAGCTGGACCCCCAGGCCCCCCTGGGCGCCCTGCACGACGCAGCTGCCGAGGTGGATGAGGAGCTGCTGCCCTGCCGCGTCAACGACGCCGAGCTCTGGTTTGCCGAGTCCCCCGCGGACGTGGAGCACGCCAAGGCGCTCTGCATCGACTGCCCGGTGCGCACGCTGTGCCTGGACGGAGCCCTCGAGCGGCGCGAGCCGTGGGGCGTCTGGGGAGGCGAGCTCTTCCTCCAGGGCGTGGTGATCCCGCGCAAGCGGCCGCGAGGCCGGCCCCGCAAGTCCGAGCAGACCATCCAGGTCGCCTAGGTCGGACGTCAGTCAGCAGACGGGGTCGCCGAACAGGTGTCACCGCAACCCATCCCACTGAGGAAACACAGGAACCACCACCCATGAAGACCTACCGAAACGGAAGCAACGACATGAATCTCATGCATGAAGAACTCGCACGCGCGCAAATGTCCGCGCGCCTGGGAGAGGCGCACGAGCTGCGACGGGGCCACCAGCTGGCACTCGCCCGTCGGATGAGCCGCAAGGCCGAGCGGGCCGCGGCGCAGGCGCGCCTCGCCCTCGCCCGCGCGCTCTGATCCTCCCG
This genomic interval carries:
- a CDS encoding UvrD-helicase domain-containing protein, producing MLEALDPEQRQVAEALRGPVRVLAGAGTGKTRAVTHRIAHGVAEGVYAPTEVLALSFTTRAAGEMRERLRALGAPGVQARTFHSAALRQLRFFWPRVHQRELPELTDSKLGMVALAARRQRLGVDQATLRDLASEIEWAKVSNVSPETYAAIARQRGRQVSGIDPEVVARAFDGYEEVKRGQGRMDMEDVLLLGAGLLADNEAVAAQVRRQYKWFVVDEFQDVSPLQHALLDLWLGGRDELCVVGDPAQTIYSFAGADARYLREFTQRHPSATSVELVRNYRSTPEVVAAANTLLAGTASKGVDLVAQRPSGARITYREAADEVAEADAVADRVAALRAQGTPASRMAVLLRINAQSERFEEALAARGLPYVVRGAARFFDRAEVRQAITLVRGAARGGEATGPVAEAVVAVLSQMGHSTEPPEGRGEVRNRWESLQALVDLAADFGRERPESTVGDFVDDLDRRASEQHAPVADAVTLATIHSAKGLEWDAVFVAGMHEKMMPISQAQTPAEVEEERRLLYVAMTRARDELTVSWATAREPGGRSNRGSSPFLATLLDGAPGVSATHKERTRRNRAAMHCRECGKPLSDARQKKTGRCADCPASYDEALFEKLREWRLARASEDSVPAFVVFTDATLQLIAEHVPSDERGLRAISGVGPSKIAKYGDEVLALVASQGSSKAS
- a CDS encoding WhiB family transcriptional regulator: MTISVLDRKRAADELDPQAPLGALHDAAAEVDEELLPCRVNDAELWFAESPADVEHAKALCIDCPVRTLCLDGALERREPWGVWGGELFLQGVVIPRKRPRGRPRKSEQTIQVA
- a CDS encoding mycoredoxin; translation: MTFTMFSTPWCGYCHRLKSQLDREGIEFTIIDIEAEPEHAFTVEQANGGNQTVPTLLFTDGSTLTNPSVAQVKEKLAALS